Sequence from the Catenuloplanes indicus genome:
GCCGCTGCTCGCCGTGCTCTTCGCGCTGTGCGCGCTGCTCGCGGCCGTCGCCCGGCGCGGCGGTGCTGCCTGGTGGCCGTCGATCGCCGCGGGCGCCGTGATGATCGCCTGGCCGGTCGCGGTCGCGCTGCCGGTGAGCGCCGGCTGACGGCCCGCCGTCCGGGCGACGTGGGGGACCCGATCCGGGCGCGGTTGAGGAATGCGTCGCAGTGCGACGGAATCGGGAACCGGATCGGCGGGCCGGGCGTTGTCGGCAGCGTGAAGAAGATCGGATTCTTGTCGTTCGGCCACTGGCGGGACGTGCCCGGCTCGCAGACGCGCAGCGCCGCGGACTCGCTGCTGCAGACGATCGAGCTGGCCGAGGCCGCGGAGGAACTCGGCGTGGACGGCGCGTTCGTGCGCGTGCACCACTTCGAGCGACAGCTCGCCTCGCCGTTCCCGCTGCTCGCCGCGATCGGCGCGCGCACCCGCCGGATCGAGATCGGCACCGGCGTGATCGACATGCGTTACGAGAACCCGCTGTACATGGCGGAGGAGGCCGCGGCCGCGGACCTGATCAGCGGCGGGCGGCTACAGCTCGGGATCAGCCGGGGATCCCCGGAGACCGCCCTGCGCGGCGCGGAGACGTTCGGGTACGTGGCGGACGACGCCGCGGAGATGGCCCGGTCGAAGGCCGAGGCGTTCCTGGCCGCGATCGACGGCGCACCGGTCGCCCGCACCGATCCGGGCCGGACCGGTGGCGTGAGCGGCCACCTGGCGGTCCAGCCGCAGTCGCCGGGCCTGCGCGACCGCATCTGGTGGGGCGCGGGCAGCCGCGCGACCGGGCAGTGGGCCGCGAAGCTCGGGGTGCACCTGCAGAGCTCGACGCTGCTGACCGAGGACACCGGCGTGCCGTTCGACCAGCTGCAGGCCGAGCAGATCCGGCTGTTCAAGGCCGCCTGGGCGGAGCACGGGCACGAGCGGACGCCGCGCGTGTCGGTGTCCCGCAGCGTGCTGCCGATCACCGAGGCGATCGACGAGCTGTACTTCGGCGCGCAGGGCCACGACGACCAGGTCGGGCTGCTGGAGGGCGTCCGGTCGCGATTCGGGCGCACCTACGTCGGCGAGCCGGACCGGATCGCGGCGGAACTGGCCGCGGACGAGGCGGTGCGCGAGGCCGACTACGTGCTGTTCACGGTGCCGAACCAGCTGGGCGTCGAGTACAACGCGCGGATCCTGGGCACGATCGCGGCGCACGTCGCGCCCGCCAT
This genomic interval carries:
- a CDS encoding LLM class flavin-dependent oxidoreductase, which translates into the protein MKKIGFLSFGHWRDVPGSQTRSAADSLLQTIELAEAAEELGVDGAFVRVHHFERQLASPFPLLAAIGARTRRIEIGTGVIDMRYENPLYMAEEAAAADLISGGRLQLGISRGSPETALRGAETFGYVADDAAEMARSKAEAFLAAIDGAPVARTDPGRTGGVSGHLAVQPQSPGLRDRIWWGAGSRATGQWAAKLGVHLQSSTLLTEDTGVPFDQLQAEQIRLFKAAWAEHGHERTPRVSVSRSVLPITEAIDELYFGAQGHDDQVGLLEGVRSRFGRTYVGEPDRIAAELAADEAVREADYVLFTVPNQLGVEYNARILGTIAAHVAPAIGWKPRNS